The following are from one region of the Gossypium hirsutum isolate 1008001.06 chromosome D03, Gossypium_hirsutum_v2.1, whole genome shotgun sequence genome:
- the LOC107950876 gene encoding chitinase 2, with product MPSNLCILHSNAYILTRVILQLQAYITAAMESSKLLIALFVFQVFFPCHMSIQAAPENSDLFREYIGAEFNNVKFTDVPIDSNVEFHIILSFAIDYDSTSGSPSPTNGKFNVFWDSDNLSPSQVSSIKSTHSNVKVALSIGGDSVGDSYAYFDPSSVDSWVSNAVSSLTDIIQEYHLDGIDIDYEHFNADPDTFTECIGKLVKTLKDNGVISFASIAPFDDDDVQSHYKALWQSYGDLIDYVNFQFYAYDQGTTVSQFISYFNTQSSNYNGGKVLASFISDGSGGLTPENGFFTACSRLKSENKLHGIFVWSADDSKSNHKLYSQSPTSISLLSNALNMS from the coding sequence ATGCCTTCAAACCTTTGTATTCTGCATTCTAACGCCTATATATTAACGAGAGTAATTCTTCAACTCCAAGCCTACATCACAGCAGCAATGGAGTCGTCTAAGCTTCTCATTGCCCTTTTCGTTTTCCAAGTTTTCTTCCCTTGCCATATGTCAATCCAAGCAGCTCCTGAGAACTCGGACCTTTTCCGAGAATACATAGGAGCTGAATTCAACAACGTTAAATTCACTGATGTTCCCATTGATTCAAACGTTGAattccacatcattctttcatttGCCATAGACTATGACAGCACCTCAGGTTCTCCTTCTCCAACAAATGGGAAGTTTAATGTCTTTTGGGACTCTGATAACCTCAGTCCTTCCCAAGTTTCTTCCATCAAGAGCACCCATTCAAATGTTAAAGTAGCTTTGAGCATAGGAGGGGACAGTGTGGGAGATAGCTATGCTTACTTCGACCCTTCTTCTGTAGATTCTTGGGTTTCTAATGCAGTTTCTTCACTCACAGATATCATCCAAGAGTACCACTTGGATGGGATTGATATTGACTATGAGCACTTCAATGCTGATCCAGACACCTTCACTGAGTGCATTGGGAAACTCGTAAAAACCCTCAAGGATAATGGAGTGATCTCATTCGCTTCCATAGCTCCATTTGACGATGATGATGTTCAAAGTCATTACAAGGCCTTGTGGCAAAGCTATGGTGACCTCATAGACTATGTCAACTTCCAGTTTTACGCCTATGATCAAGGAACAACGGTTTCTCAGTTCATCAGTTACTTCAACACCCAAAGCTCTAACTATAATGGTGGTAAGGTTTTAGCCAGCTTTATAAGCGACGGCAGCGGTGGCTTGACACCGGAAAACGGCTTCTTTACTGCCTGCAGTAGGCTGAAGAGTGAGAACAAACTCCATGGGATATTTGTTTGGTCTGCAGATGACTCTAAGAGCAATCACAAGCTCTACTCGCAATCTCCCACTAGTATTTCTCTGTTATCTAACGCACTGAATATGAGTTAA
- the LOC107950878 gene encoding uncharacterized protein codes for MADPQPESEPKPEAETEQEPKQELEAKPEPDPEPEAEPKQEWEPKLEGKPKPDPEPEPKPETEPELEAEPKSDPELEPESEPKLESEPEPESKSDPQLESESESQPETEPVSEWDSGWDSALESYTQSESETELELPIPITIRYEMNTESRFFLCSHCGNHVVSMDSCVVGVEGPGVNGIICHNPVNVESDDISRSKIVLYQRAVNVYCIACNGLVGERFVNWFLPTMNILCFPAGFITENHISDCLYESFQYLLRRTLNPSQKPQPCCFYFISLSLSSLSGTKQSNVPLLSSIPMAEPETKPEAEAEAEPQPQPELEPDPISVRYEMNAQSRFFLCRFCGNHVVTMDNCIVGVEGTDVNGIICRNPVNVEHDDTMSRSFLNRLPAVNVRCNACNKYIGEKFVGLTPPCPRVMEGSYLLHTDRMLYWNGTQLRYAPGAYDDRTT; via the exons ATGGCGGACCCGCAGCCAGAGTCAGAGCCAAAACCGGAGGCAGAGACAGAGCAAGAACCGAAGCAAGAGTTAGAGGCAAAACCGGAGCCGGATCCAGAACCGGAGGCAGAGCCAAAGCAAGAATGGGAGCCCAAGTTAGAGGGAAAACCGAAGCCAGATCCAGAACCGGAACCAAAACCGGAGACAGAGCCAGAGTTAGAGGCAGAACCGAAGTCGGATCCAGAGTTAGAGCCAGAGTCAGAACCAAAACTAGAGTCAGAGCCAGAGCCAGAATCGAAGTCAGACCCGCAGCTAGAGTCAGAGTCAGAGTCGCAGCCAGAGACAGAACCAGTGTCAGAGTGGGACTCAGGGTGGGACTCGGCCTTGGAGTCATACACGCAATCAGAGTCAGAGACAGAGCTGGAGCTTCCAATTCCGATCACCATTAGATATGAAATGAATACTGAATCTCGTTTCTTTTTATGCAGTCATTGTGGAAACCACGTCGTCAGCATGGACAGCTGTGTCGTTGGT gTAGAAGGCCCGGGTGTGAATGGAATTATCTGCCACAACCC TGTCAATGTGGAAAGCGATGATATATCTCGTAGTAAGATAGTTTTATATCAGCGAGCGGTGAATGTCTATTGTATTGCATGCAACGGACTCGTTGGGGAGAGATTTGTAAATTGGTTTTTGCCAACCATGAATATT TTGTGTTTTCCTGCGGGATTCATAACTGAAAATCACATATCTGATTGTTTATATGAATCATTCCAATATCTCCTTCGAAGAACATTAAATCCATCTCAGAAACCTCAGCCTTGTTGTTTTTACTTTATTTCCTTATCCCTCTCAAGTCTCTCAGGCACAAAACAATCAAACGTACCACTTCTTTCTTCGATCCCAATGGCAGAGCCGGAGACGAAGCCAGAGGCAGAGGCAGAGGCAGAGCCTCAACCTCAGCCTGAACTTGAACCTGACCCAATCAGCGTTAGATATGAAATGAATGCTCAAAGTCGTTTCTTCTTATGCCGTTTTTGCGGAAACCACGTGGTCACCATGGACAACTGCATTGTCGGT gTAGAAGGTACGGATGTGAATGGAATTATCTGCCGCAATCC TGTCAATGTGGAACACGATGATACAATGTCTCGTAGTTTTTTGAATCGTCTGCCGGCGGTGAATGTCCGTTGCAATGCATGCAACAAGTACATTGGCGAGAAATTT GTAGGGCTTACTCCGCCTTGCCCTCGAGTAATGGAAGGAAGTTATTTACTACATAC GGACCGGATGCTGTATTGGAATGGAACCCAGTTGCGTTACGCGCCAGGAGCCTACGATGACAGAACCACTTAA